A genomic segment from Microcella flavibacter encodes:
- the glgX gene encoding glycogen debranching protein GlgX, giving the protein MHTWPGTPYPLGATFDGNGTNFAIFSEAAERVDLCLIDIGADGERVETCVELIEVDAFVWHAYLPTVQPGQLYGFRVHGVNDPATGRRANPAKLLLDPYAKAVHGQIDWDESLFPYHFDDPEKQNDLDSGKHAMLGVVINPFFDWAGDRLPRVPYSQSVIYEAHVKGLTMTHPDIPEEIRGTYAAIGHPAIVDHLKRIGVTAIELMPVHQFVQDKHLVDQGLTNYWGYNTIGFLAPHNSYSSAGDRGQQVQEFKNMVKSLHVAGIEVILDVVYNHTAEGNHMGPIISFKGLDNAAYYRLMDDEPQYYRDYTGTGNSLNVRHPHSLQLIMDSLRYWVTEMHVDGFRFDLAATLAREFYDVDRLSTFFDLVQQDPIVSQVKLIAEPWDIGPGGYQVGNFPPLWTEWNGKYRDTVRDFWRGEEGTLGEFAARITGSADLYEADGRRPVASINFVTAHDGFTMRDLVSYNEKHNEANGEGNNDGESHNRSYNMGVEGPTDDPIVLALRARQVRNFLATLLLSQGVPMLAHGDELGRTQKGNNNVYAHDDALSWVDWEHADQSLIEFVGSLVRLRREHPTFRRTRYFDGRPARRSEGEPLPDAVWLRPDGTAMDDTDWESGFGRTVGVFLNGHGIRGRDDRGEPIVDRHFLVYYSAHTEPIEATLPPAEYGARWERLVDTSGLGDAAAVLEAGASMQLEGISLVVLREHQVAEHTVDDAVSLSISSPPVSTETSSISVVTPS; this is encoded by the coding sequence ATGCACACTTGGCCCGGAACCCCGTACCCGCTGGGTGCGACCTTCGACGGCAACGGCACCAACTTCGCCATCTTCAGCGAGGCGGCCGAGCGCGTCGACCTCTGCCTCATCGACATCGGTGCGGACGGCGAGCGCGTCGAGACCTGCGTCGAGCTCATCGAGGTCGACGCCTTCGTCTGGCACGCGTACCTGCCCACCGTGCAGCCCGGGCAGCTCTACGGCTTCCGCGTGCACGGCGTCAACGACCCCGCCACCGGTCGCCGCGCCAACCCCGCGAAGCTGCTGCTCGACCCCTACGCGAAGGCCGTCCACGGGCAGATCGACTGGGACGAGTCGCTGTTCCCGTATCACTTCGACGACCCCGAGAAGCAGAACGACCTCGACTCCGGCAAGCACGCCATGCTCGGCGTCGTGATCAACCCCTTCTTCGACTGGGCCGGCGACCGCCTGCCGCGCGTGCCGTACAGCCAGTCGGTCATCTACGAGGCGCACGTCAAGGGCCTCACCATGACCCACCCCGACATCCCCGAGGAGATCCGCGGCACCTACGCGGCCATCGGGCATCCCGCGATCGTCGACCACCTCAAGCGCATCGGCGTCACCGCCATCGAGCTCATGCCCGTGCACCAGTTCGTGCAGGACAAGCACCTCGTCGACCAGGGCCTCACCAACTACTGGGGCTACAACACCATCGGGTTCCTCGCCCCGCACAACTCGTACTCCTCCGCCGGCGACCGCGGTCAGCAGGTGCAGGAGTTCAAGAACATGGTGAAGTCGCTGCACGTCGCCGGCATCGAGGTCATCCTCGACGTGGTCTACAACCACACCGCCGAGGGCAACCACATGGGCCCGATCATCTCGTTCAAGGGCCTCGACAACGCCGCCTACTACCGGCTGATGGATGACGAGCCGCAGTACTACCGCGACTACACCGGCACGGGCAACAGCCTCAACGTGCGCCACCCGCACTCGCTGCAGCTGATCATGGACTCGCTGCGGTACTGGGTCACCGAGATGCACGTCGACGGGTTCCGCTTCGACCTCGCCGCGACGCTCGCGCGCGAGTTCTACGACGTCGACCGCCTGTCGACCTTCTTCGACCTCGTGCAGCAGGATCCGATCGTCTCGCAGGTGAAGCTCATCGCCGAGCCCTGGGACATCGGCCCCGGCGGCTACCAGGTCGGCAACTTCCCGCCCCTGTGGACGGAGTGGAACGGCAAGTACCGCGACACCGTGCGCGACTTCTGGCGCGGCGAGGAGGGCACGCTCGGCGAGTTCGCCGCCCGCATCACCGGCTCGGCCGACCTCTACGAGGCCGACGGCCGCCGCCCGGTCGCGAGCATCAACTTCGTCACCGCGCACGACGGCTTCACCATGCGCGACCTCGTCTCGTACAACGAGAAGCACAACGAGGCGAACGGCGAGGGCAACAACGACGGCGAGAGCCACAACCGCTCGTACAACATGGGCGTCGAGGGGCCGACCGACGACCCCATCGTGCTCGCGCTGCGGGCGCGCCAGGTGCGCAACTTCCTCGCGACGCTGCTGCTCAGCCAGGGCGTGCCCATGCTCGCCCACGGCGACGAGCTCGGCCGCACCCAGAAGGGCAACAACAACGTCTACGCCCACGACGACGCGCTCTCGTGGGTCGACTGGGAGCACGCCGACCAGTCGCTCATCGAGTTCGTCGGCTCGCTCGTGCGGCTGCGCCGCGAGCACCCGACCTTCCGCCGCACCCGCTACTTCGACGGCCGCCCCGCGCGCCGCAGCGAGGGCGAGCCCCTGCCCGACGCCGTCTGGCTGCGCCCCGACGGCACCGCGATGGACGACACCGACTGGGAGTCGGGCTTCGGCCGCACCGTCGGCGTCTTCCTCAACGGCCACGGCATCCGGGGGCGGGATGACCGCGGCGAGCCGATCGTCGACCGCCACTTCCTCGTCTACTACTCGGCCCACACCGAGCCGATCGAGGCGACGCTGCCGCCCGCCGAGTACGGCGCGCGCTGGGAGCGGCTCGTCGACACGAGCGGTCTCGGTGACGCGGCCGCCGTGCTGGAGGCCGGGGCATCCATGCAGCTCGAGGGCATCAGCCTCGTCGTGCTGCGCGAGCACCAGGTCGCCGAGCACACGGTGGACGACGCCGTGTCGCTGTCGATCTCGTCGCCGCCCGTCTCGACCGAGACCTCCTCGATCTCGGTGGTGACGCCCTCGTGA
- a CDS encoding lycopene cyclase domain-containing protein codes for MTYTLLNLVFLAAVALVALAAVLARRSPEWRAVGAAAVLLLTLTAIFDNVIIGTGLVDYDDALISGVRIGLAPIEDFAYTVAALVLLPAVWELLPRRRTRDDGSP; via the coding sequence GTGACGTACACCCTGCTCAACCTCGTGTTCCTCGCCGCGGTGGCGCTCGTCGCGCTCGCCGCGGTGCTCGCGCGGCGCTCGCCGGAGTGGCGGGCCGTCGGGGCGGCGGCCGTGCTGCTGCTGACCCTCACGGCGATCTTCGACAACGTCATCATCGGCACGGGCCTCGTCGACTACGACGACGCGCTCATCAGCGGGGTGCGCATCGGGCTCGCCCCCATCGAGGACTTCGCCTACACGGTCGCCGCCCTCGTGCTGCTGCCGGCGGTGTGGGAGCTGCTGCCGCGCCGCCGCACGCGCGATGATGGTTCCCCGTGA
- a CDS encoding ATP-binding protein: MTSMRLRDYQPADMDAVLRLWDEVRTEGVEPVYALAEVLASCEKDHAVVAVDGDRVLGVAVARAAHDQGWIVFLAVTAPARGSGIAGKLLAALEQGMAPHGLTKLSILVPDEQQQIGALTRAGFADRAHLSYFEREIPVKQRELAVLRDLGGRILPRDLWGSIAGMQTEKELLERRLVLPLADPGLADRFGVQAPRSIVLFGPPGTGKTTFAKAVASRLQWPFVEVFPSRLAHGPQGLAGGLRETFTRIAELDHVIVFIDEVEEIAGQRGGEPPSAMQGVTNELLKIIPAFRDSPGRLLICATNFIRALDAAFLRHGRFDYVIPIGLPDAAAREAIWGRYIPEQAAASIDLALLVARTDGYSPADIEFAARSASQAALEQSVFGVASVEWADGPAGALTGPSTADYLAAIDRTRATVSSTEAFEFREDIAALART, translated from the coding sequence ATGACCTCGATGCGCCTGCGCGACTACCAGCCCGCCGACATGGATGCCGTGCTGCGGCTGTGGGACGAGGTGCGCACCGAGGGGGTCGAGCCGGTCTACGCGCTCGCCGAGGTGCTCGCCTCGTGCGAGAAGGACCACGCGGTGGTCGCGGTGGACGGCGATCGGGTGCTCGGCGTCGCCGTCGCGCGCGCCGCACACGACCAGGGCTGGATCGTCTTCCTCGCCGTCACGGCCCCCGCCCGCGGCTCGGGCATCGCGGGCAAGCTGCTCGCGGCGCTCGAGCAGGGCATGGCCCCGCACGGCCTGACGAAGCTGTCGATCCTGGTGCCCGACGAGCAGCAGCAGATCGGCGCCCTGACTCGCGCCGGCTTCGCCGATCGGGCGCACCTCAGCTACTTCGAGCGCGAGATCCCGGTGAAGCAGCGCGAGCTGGCGGTGCTGCGCGACCTCGGCGGGCGCATCCTGCCCCGTGATCTGTGGGGGTCGATCGCGGGGATGCAGACCGAGAAGGAGCTGCTGGAGCGGCGCCTCGTGCTGCCGCTCGCCGACCCGGGCCTCGCCGACCGCTTCGGCGTGCAGGCGCCGCGGTCGATCGTGCTGTTCGGCCCTCCCGGCACCGGCAAGACGACGTTCGCGAAGGCGGTGGCCTCGCGGCTGCAGTGGCCGTTCGTCGAGGTGTTCCCCTCGCGGCTGGCGCACGGCCCGCAGGGGCTCGCGGGCGGGCTGCGCGAGACGTTCACGCGCATCGCCGAGCTCGATCACGTCATCGTCTTCATCGACGAGGTGGAGGAGATCGCGGGCCAGCGCGGCGGCGAGCCGCCCTCGGCCATGCAGGGCGTCACGAACGAGCTGCTGAAGATCATCCCGGCCTTCCGCGACTCCCCGGGCCGCCTGCTGATCTGCGCGACCAATTTCATCCGAGCGCTGGATGCCGCCTTCCTGCGCCACGGACGCTTCGACTACGTCATCCCGATCGGACTCCCCGACGCCGCCGCGCGCGAGGCCATCTGGGGCCGCTACATCCCCGAGCAGGCCGCGGCGTCGATCGACCTCGCGCTGCTCGTCGCGCGGACCGACGGCTACTCGCCCGCCGACATCGAGTTCGCCGCTCGCTCGGCCTCGCAGGCGGCGCTGGAGCAGTCGGTCTTCGGGGTCGCCTCCGTCGAGTGGGCGGACGGCCCGGCGGGGGCTCTCACGGGGCCGTCGACGGCGGACTACCTCGCGGCGATCGACCGCACGCGGGCGACGGTGTCGTCGACGGAGGCGTTCGAGTTCCGCGAGGACATCGCGGCGCTCGCGCGCACCTGA
- a CDS encoding prenyltransferase yields MSTFSQLVLSSRPLSWINTAFPFAAAYLLTTGRIDATLVIGTIFFLVPYNLAMYGINDVFDYESDLRNPRKGGVEGALLDPRIHRTTLWAAAISCAPFLVYLSVVGDPLSWLVLAISMFAVVAYSAKGLRFKEKPFLDSLTSSTHFVSPAVYALVLADAAFTPALWLILVSFFLWGVASHAFGAVQDIVADREGGISSIATVIGGRATVRLAVVAYVIAGLLLLGTDWPGPIAALAALPYAISTAQWWTVRDEDAESANRGWKRFLWFNFLAGALVTMLMIAWTLLR; encoded by the coding sequence GTGAGCACCTTCTCCCAGCTCGTCCTGAGCTCGCGGCCCCTCAGCTGGATCAACACGGCCTTCCCCTTCGCCGCGGCGTACCTGCTCACCACCGGTCGCATCGACGCCACCCTCGTCATCGGCACGATCTTCTTCCTCGTGCCGTACAACCTCGCGATGTACGGCATCAACGACGTCTTCGACTACGAGAGCGACCTGCGCAACCCGCGCAAGGGCGGCGTGGAGGGGGCGCTGCTCGACCCGCGCATCCACCGCACGACGCTGTGGGCCGCGGCGATCAGCTGCGCGCCGTTCCTCGTCTACTTGAGCGTCGTCGGCGACCCGCTGTCGTGGCTCGTGCTCGCGATCAGCATGTTCGCCGTCGTCGCCTACTCGGCGAAGGGGCTGCGCTTCAAAGAGAAGCCCTTCCTCGACTCGCTCACCTCGAGCACGCACTTCGTGAGCCCCGCCGTCTACGCGCTCGTGCTCGCCGACGCGGCGTTCACGCCGGCGCTCTGGCTCATCCTCGTCTCGTTCTTCCTCTGGGGCGTCGCGAGCCACGCCTTCGGGGCGGTGCAGGACATCGTGGCGGACCGCGAGGGCGGCATCTCGTCGATCGCGACCGTCATCGGCGGCCGCGCGACCGTGCGCCTCGCCGTCGTCGCCTACGTGATCGCCGGGCTGCTGCTGCTCGGCACCGACTGGCCGGGGCCGATCGCGGCGCTCGCCGCCCTGCCCTACGCGATCAGCACGGCGCAGTGGTGGACCGTGCGCGACGAGGACGCCGAGAGCGCGAACCGGGGCTGGAAGCGGTTCCTCTGGTTCAACTTCCTCGCCGGCGCGCTCGTCACGATGCTGATGATCGCCTGGACGCTGCTGCGCTGA
- the treZ gene encoding malto-oligosyltrehalose trehalohydrolase, whose product MTFETTTEPTEPSNERTARDARVWAPRAGELALHRVRSEVVDRVPMTRGDDDWWVAEGTLEPGDRYGFLIDGDEHPRPDPRSRRQPEGVHGLSALDEPAAFAWLDEGWQGRQLAGAVIYEMHIGTYSPEGTFDGAIARLDHLVELGVDMVEVLPVNGFNGTHNWGYDGVLWFTVHEQYGGPEGYRRFVDACHTRGLAVVQDVVYNHLGPSGNYLPLYGPYLREGTANTWGDSVNVAHPEVRRYVLDNLAMWFEDFHVDGLRLDAVHALVDESPVHILQSMAEETDARSAHLGRPLTLIAESDLNDPTLILPREAGGYGLTAQWSDDHHHAMHAAVSGESAGYYADFATRDALRTTTTGGFFHAGTYSSFREREHGKPIPAEVPTWRLVTFAQDHDQIGNRAAGDRLSQGLTADRLAVTAVLNLTTPFTPMLFMGEEWGATTPWQFFTSHPEPELGRATAEGRLAEFVKMGWDESVVPDPQALSTFENSRLDWSELEGDEHARLFRLHRALIKLRRESPELTDARFAHTAATTTGPSADAPPTAFEMRRGAGLTDHAAGLVAVCVAFDEPAEFDWKREAGERLLLATSSKIMLAADDAVGVSRLVLPAWSAAVVRLR is encoded by the coding sequence ATGACGTTCGAGACCACGACCGAGCCGACCGAGCCGAGCAACGAGCGCACCGCGCGCGACGCCCGCGTCTGGGCGCCGCGCGCCGGCGAGCTCGCGCTGCACCGCGTGCGATCCGAGGTCGTCGACCGCGTGCCGATGACCCGCGGCGACGACGACTGGTGGGTCGCCGAGGGGACGCTCGAGCCGGGCGACCGCTACGGGTTCCTCATCGATGGGGACGAGCATCCCCGCCCCGACCCCCGCTCGCGCCGCCAGCCCGAGGGCGTGCACGGGCTCAGCGCGCTCGATGAGCCCGCCGCCTTCGCCTGGCTCGACGAGGGGTGGCAGGGCCGGCAGCTCGCCGGCGCCGTCATCTACGAGATGCACATCGGCACCTACTCGCCCGAGGGCACCTTCGACGGCGCGATCGCCCGCCTCGACCACCTGGTCGAGCTCGGCGTCGACATGGTCGAGGTGCTGCCGGTCAACGGGTTCAACGGCACGCACAACTGGGGCTACGACGGCGTGCTGTGGTTCACCGTGCACGAGCAGTACGGCGGGCCCGAGGGCTACCGCCGCTTCGTCGACGCCTGCCACACGCGCGGCCTCGCGGTCGTGCAGGACGTCGTCTACAACCACCTCGGCCCCAGCGGCAACTACCTGCCGCTGTACGGCCCGTACCTGCGCGAAGGGACGGCGAACACCTGGGGCGACTCGGTGAACGTCGCCCACCCCGAGGTGCGGCGCTACGTGCTCGACAACCTCGCGATGTGGTTCGAGGACTTCCACGTCGACGGCCTGCGCCTCGACGCCGTGCACGCGCTCGTCGACGAGAGCCCCGTGCACATCCTGCAGTCGATGGCGGAGGAGACCGATGCCCGCTCGGCGCACCTCGGCCGGCCGCTGACGCTCATCGCCGAGAGCGACCTCAACGACCCGACGCTCATCCTGCCCCGCGAGGCGGGCGGCTACGGCCTCACCGCGCAGTGGAGCGACGACCACCACCACGCGATGCACGCGGCCGTCTCGGGCGAGTCGGCGGGCTATTACGCCGATTTCGCGACGCGGGATGCCCTGCGCACGACCACGACCGGCGGGTTCTTCCACGCCGGCACGTACTCCTCGTTCCGCGAGCGCGAGCACGGCAAGCCCATCCCGGCCGAGGTGCCGACCTGGAGGCTGGTGACGTTCGCGCAGGACCACGACCAGATCGGCAACCGCGCCGCGGGCGACCGGCTCTCGCAGGGCCTCACCGCCGACCGGCTCGCCGTCACCGCGGTGCTCAACCTCACCACCCCGTTCACGCCCATGCTCTTCATGGGCGAGGAGTGGGGCGCGACGACGCCCTGGCAGTTCTTCACGTCGCACCCCGAGCCCGAGCTCGGCAGGGCGACGGCGGAGGGCCGGCTCGCCGAGTTCGTGAAGATGGGCTGGGACGAGTCGGTCGTGCCCGACCCGCAGGCGCTCTCGACGTTCGAGAACTCGCGCCTCGACTGGAGCGAGCTCGAGGGCGACGAGCACGCGCGCCTGTTCCGCCTGCACCGGGCCCTCATCAAGCTGCGGCGCGAGTCGCCCGAGCTCACCGACGCCCGCTTCGCCCACACCGCGGCGACGACGACCGGTCCGTCAGCGGATGCTCCGCCGACGGCGTTCGAGATGCGCCGGGGCGCCGGGCTCACCGACCACGCCGCGGGTCTCGTCGCCGTCTGCGTCGCCTTCGACGAGCCGGCCGAGTTCGACTGGAAGCGCGAGGCGGGCGAGCGCCTGCTGCTGGCGACCTCGTCGAAGATCATGCTCGCCGCGGACGACGCGGTCGGCGTGAGCCGGCTCGTGCTGCCCGCCTGGTCGGCCGCGGTGGTGCGGCTGCGCTGA
- a CDS encoding DUF2510 domain-containing protein, whose product MSIPYPDDVDEGDSDGVRPGWQPDPERPGYERWFDGSDLIGPAEKEPGPFSAFSPAVTRSMRPGPNRDAARARASIIAVLLGFVLQQFAAARALPVPGLEPTGVVLLALMISASAAIITAVFAARALRRAPRLGGRGISSLALGIAVVLGLAPVLLLVAIAVGGGL is encoded by the coding sequence GTGAGCATCCCGTACCCCGATGACGTCGACGAGGGCGACTCCGACGGCGTACGCCCCGGCTGGCAGCCCGACCCCGAGCGACCCGGTTACGAGCGGTGGTTCGACGGCTCGGACCTCATCGGGCCCGCCGAGAAGGAGCCCGGCCCGTTCTCGGCGTTCAGCCCCGCGGTCACCCGGTCGATGCGGCCGGGGCCGAACCGGGATGCGGCTCGCGCGCGGGCGAGCATCATCGCGGTGCTGCTGGGCTTCGTGCTGCAGCAGTTCGCGGCGGCGAGAGCGCTGCCGGTTCCCGGGCTCGAGCCGACCGGCGTCGTGCTGCTCGCCCTGATGATCTCGGCCAGTGCCGCCATCATCACCGCCGTCTTCGCCGCGCGGGCGCTGCGGCGGGCGCCCCGGCTCGGCGGGCGCGGCATCAGCTCGCTCGCGCTCGGCATCGCCGTCGTGCTCGGCCTCGCGCCCGTGCTGCTGCTCGTCGCGATCGCCGTCGGCGGCGGACTGTAG
- the treY gene encoding malto-oligosyltrehalose synthase: MSPTELPRSTYRLQVSADFTLEQTAALADYVRLLGADWLYLSPLLQATRDSTHGYDVTDHGRVDEQRGGAEGLERAAAAAREHGMGVLVDTVPNHMGVADPRQNGWWWQLLRDGREGRMAEAFDVDWAFGQGRLRIPVLGEELEQVVADGQVVLGEDSVSVYGTEYPLTAGSADDVADRAAATHDELLAVLGRQHYELVHWTRADADLNYRRFFAVNTLAAVRVEVPWVFEESHAEIVRWVREGLVQGIRVDHPDGLLDPGGYLDDLAAATGHAPVWVEKILEGDEQLPAFWQAAGTTGYDALATIDRVLVDPAGRGALDALDAALRAEGTDAPAETLDWHALIRRTKRRIADTILRSEVLRLERELPHPVPDAADALAELLACFPVYRSYLPVGAEQLEASLTAARASRPDLSAAFDALAPLLGDAAQPVAQRFQQTSGMVMAKGVEDTAFYRVSRLASLTEVGADPAEFAVDVDEFHRRQLVRQGAYPASLTALSTHDTKRGEDTRARIHVLAEIPQAWQTLLGELRAAVPLGDGPFENLLWESLVGAWPISADRAHAYAEKASREAGTATTWTAPDEEFEARMHAAIDAVLEEGGALRALVDEFVGAVAPAGWSNGLAAKLLQIATPGVPDVYQGSELWETSLVDPDNRRPVDYDERRALLTRIDGEAPSATPDWMPAIDDTAAAKLLVTSRALRVRRDRPELFTRYAPLPALGSAAAHAIVFDRGGAVAVATRLPVGLEAAGGWGDTVIVLPQRPVLDAFTGRRYDGGELRLAEVLDTYPVALLVEEETA; the protein is encoded by the coding sequence GTGAGCCCCACCGAGCTGCCCCGCTCCACGTACCGCCTGCAGGTGAGCGCCGACTTCACGCTCGAGCAGACGGCGGCGCTCGCCGACTACGTGCGCCTGCTCGGCGCCGACTGGCTGTACCTCTCGCCGCTGCTGCAGGCGACGCGCGACTCGACGCACGGCTACGACGTCACCGACCACGGCCGCGTCGACGAGCAGCGCGGCGGGGCCGAGGGCCTCGAGCGCGCGGCTGCCGCGGCGCGCGAGCACGGCATGGGGGTGCTCGTCGACACGGTACCGAACCACATGGGCGTCGCGGATCCGCGCCAGAACGGCTGGTGGTGGCAGCTGCTGCGCGACGGCCGCGAGGGCCGGATGGCCGAGGCCTTCGACGTCGACTGGGCCTTCGGGCAGGGTCGGCTGCGCATCCCGGTGCTGGGGGAGGAGCTGGAGCAGGTCGTCGCCGACGGGCAGGTCGTGCTCGGCGAGGACAGCGTGAGCGTCTACGGCACCGAGTACCCGCTCACCGCGGGCTCTGCCGATGACGTCGCCGACCGCGCCGCCGCCACGCACGACGAGCTGCTGGCCGTGCTCGGCCGCCAGCACTACGAGCTCGTGCACTGGACGCGCGCCGACGCCGACCTCAACTACCGCCGCTTCTTCGCCGTCAACACCCTCGCCGCCGTGCGCGTCGAGGTGCCGTGGGTGTTCGAGGAATCGCACGCCGAGATCGTGCGCTGGGTGCGCGAGGGGCTCGTGCAGGGCATCCGTGTCGACCACCCCGACGGCCTGCTCGACCCGGGCGGCTACCTCGACGACCTCGCCGCCGCCACCGGGCACGCCCCGGTGTGGGTCGAGAAGATCCTCGAGGGCGACGAGCAGCTGCCGGCCTTCTGGCAGGCCGCCGGCACCACCGGCTACGACGCCCTCGCCACCATCGACCGCGTGCTCGTCGACCCCGCCGGCCGGGGCGCGCTCGACGCGCTCGACGCCGCGCTGCGCGCCGAGGGCACGGATGCTCCCGCCGAGACCCTCGACTGGCACGCGCTCATCCGCCGCACCAAGCGGCGCATCGCCGACACCATCCTGCGCAGCGAGGTGCTGCGGCTCGAGCGCGAGCTGCCGCACCCCGTTCCCGACGCCGCCGACGCTCTCGCCGAGCTGCTCGCCTGCTTCCCGGTGTACCGCTCGTACCTGCCCGTGGGGGCCGAGCAGCTGGAGGCCTCGCTGACCGCCGCTCGGGCATCCCGCCCCGATCTGTCGGCCGCCTTCGACGCGCTCGCGCCCCTGCTCGGCGACGCCGCGCAGCCGGTGGCGCAGCGGTTCCAGCAGACGAGCGGCATGGTCATGGCGAAGGGCGTGGAGGACACGGCCTTCTACCGGGTCTCGCGCCTCGCCTCGCTCACCGAGGTGGGCGCCGACCCGGCCGAGTTCGCGGTCGACGTCGACGAGTTCCACCGTCGCCAGCTCGTGCGCCAGGGCGCCTACCCGGCCTCGCTCACGGCGCTGTCGACGCACGACACGAAGCGCGGGGAGGACACCCGGGCGCGCATCCACGTGCTCGCCGAGATCCCCCAGGCCTGGCAGACCCTGCTGGGCGAGCTGCGCGCCGCCGTGCCCCTCGGCGACGGCCCGTTCGAGAACCTGCTGTGGGAGTCGCTCGTCGGCGCCTGGCCGATCTCGGCCGACCGCGCCCACGCCTACGCCGAGAAGGCCTCGCGCGAGGCCGGCACCGCCACCACCTGGACGGCGCCCGACGAGGAGTTCGAGGCCCGCATGCACGCGGCGATCGACGCCGTGCTCGAGGAGGGCGGTGCGCTGCGCGCCCTCGTGGACGAGTTCGTCGGCGCCGTCGCCCCCGCGGGATGGTCGAACGGCCTCGCGGCGAAGCTGCTGCAGATCGCGACCCCCGGCGTGCCCGACGTGTACCAGGGCAGCGAGCTGTGGGAGACGAGCCTCGTCGACCCCGACAACCGCCGCCCCGTCGACTACGACGAGCGGCGCGCGCTGCTCACCCGCATCGACGGCGAGGCGCCCTCGGCGACCCCCGACTGGATGCCCGCCATCGACGACACCGCCGCGGCGAAGCTGCTCGTCACGAGCCGCGCCCTGCGCGTGCGCCGCGACCGGCCCGAGCTGTTCACCCGCTACGCCCCCCTGCCGGCACTCGGATCGGCCGCCGCCCACGCGATCGTGTTCGACCGCGGCGGCGCCGTCGCGGTCGCGACCCGCCTGCCGGTGGGTCTCGAGGCGGCCGGCGGCTGGGGCGACACCGTGATCGTGCTGCCGCAGCGCCCGGTGCTCGACGCCTTCACCGGGCGCCGCTACGACGGAGGCGAGCTGCGGCTGGCGGAGGTGCTCGACACCTACCCCGTCGCGCTGCTCGTCGAGGAGGAGACCGCATGA
- a CDS encoding MFS transporter — protein MSPEPTDDGVGRVPPVPRVSNTRAVGTIGQATLTDTPVPKSMVRAWALWDWGSASFNAVVTTFVFSTYLASSLFIDPAIVAAAGENERDAALVAAEAANTTVISGALTIAGVLIALLAPILGQRSDGSGRRKFWLAINTGLVVLAMLAMFFVAPVPAYLYLGAALLAIGNIFFEFASVNYNAMLVQVSTPATVGRVSGFGWGMGYVGGIVLLIILLVLFIQSFGSETGNGLLNVPFGADGGALDIRLAIVVSAIWFAIFAIPVLRKVPEIPRQERANNVSFFGSYANLWRTVRTLAKKSPNVLLFLLASAVFRDGLAAVFTFGAIIAAQVFGFTSAEVIYFAVAANVFAGIGTFIGGWIDDRFGAKRVIIGALIGLIIAGSAVLFIGDAKTGFWIAGLFLTLFVGPVQAASRSFLARITPPGREGEIFGLYATTGRAVSFLAPGLFSLFVATTGDTRFGIIGIVLVLLAGLLLMLPVKAKQSVIE, from the coding sequence ATGAGCCCCGAGCCCACCGACGACGGCGTCGGCCGCGTTCCGCCCGTCCCGCGCGTCTCCAACACCCGTGCCGTCGGCACCATCGGGCAGGCGACCCTGACCGATACGCCCGTGCCGAAGAGCATGGTGCGGGCCTGGGCGCTGTGGGACTGGGGCTCGGCATCCTTCAACGCCGTCGTCACCACCTTCGTCTTCAGCACCTACCTGGCCAGCTCGCTCTTCATCGATCCGGCGATCGTCGCGGCCGCCGGTGAGAACGAGCGGGATGCTGCGCTCGTCGCCGCGGAGGCCGCCAACACGACCGTCATCTCGGGGGCGCTCACGATCGCGGGGGTGCTGATCGCCCTGCTCGCGCCCATCCTCGGACAGCGCTCCGACGGATCGGGGCGCCGCAAGTTCTGGCTCGCCATCAACACGGGCCTCGTCGTGCTGGCGATGCTCGCCATGTTCTTCGTGGCCCCCGTGCCCGCGTACCTGTACCTCGGGGCCGCGCTGCTGGCGATCGGCAACATCTTCTTCGAGTTCGCGAGCGTCAACTACAACGCGATGCTCGTGCAGGTCTCGACCCCGGCGACCGTCGGCCGCGTCTCGGGCTTCGGCTGGGGCATGGGGTACGTGGGCGGCATCGTGCTGCTGATCATCCTGCTGGTGCTGTTCATCCAGAGCTTCGGCAGCGAGACGGGCAACGGGCTGCTCAACGTGCCCTTCGGCGCCGACGGCGGGGCGCTCGACATCCGCCTCGCGATCGTCGTCTCCGCGATCTGGTTCGCGATCTTCGCCATCCCGGTGCTGCGGAAGGTGCCCGAGATCCCCCGTCAGGAGCGCGCGAACAACGTCTCCTTCTTCGGCAGCTACGCGAATCTCTGGCGCACGGTGCGCACCCTCGCGAAGAAGAGCCCGAACGTGCTGCTCTTCCTGCTCGCGAGCGCCGTCTTCCGCGACGGCCTCGCCGCGGTCTTCACCTTCGGCGCCATCATCGCGGCGCAGGTCTTCGGGTTCACCTCGGCCGAGGTCATCTACTTCGCCGTCGCCGCGAACGTCTTCGCCGGCATCGGCACCTTCATCGGCGGCTGGATCGACGACCGCTTCGGCGCGAAGCGCGTCATCATCGGCGCGCTCATCGGGCTCATCATCGCCGGCTCGGCGGTGCTGTTCATCGGCGACGCGAAGACGGGCTTCTGGATCGCCGGGCTGTTCCTCACGCTCTTCGTCGGCCCGGTGCAGGCCGCGAGCCGCTCCTTCCTCGCCCGCATCACGCCTCCCGGCCGCGAGGGCGAGATCTTCGGCCTCTACGCCACGACCGGCCGCGCCGTGTCGTTCCTCGCCCCCGGGCTCTTCAGCCTCTTCGTCGCCACCACCGGCGACACCCGCTTCGGCATCATCGGCATCGTGCTCGTGCTGCTCGCCGGCCTGCTGCTCATGCTGCCGGTCAAGGCGAAGCAGAGCGTCATCGAGTAA